In a single window of the Niabella ginsenosidivorans genome:
- a CDS encoding alpha-L-fucosidase, protein MKFRIAFCFLLLFPVSFSSSAQRALPPEQRVKWFSDARFGMFIHWGLYSAAEGIWKGERLRNGNNYAEWIRYRNRISKEEYGSLAGRFNWNKINPEEWVLLAKKAGMKYIIITAKHHDGVAIWNSRVSDYNLSRLSHTSRDVLKELAAACKKHGMKLGFYYSHWLDWEHPYGWDHNRELAKNITGKEYNKYWQEKVLPQLRELLTNYGEVAMLWFDMWVNYKSTVVQKEQLEQVIKLVRELQPNCLINSRLGLPAGNPDIDFETMGDNELGAVYQDHPWETSGTIAHSWGYNALENQWKSTSQLLQSLIGNVSLNGGFTLNIGPRADGSVSYEGIRRLDDMGKWLAKNGESVYGCTGLTLRPGQHDWGRITTRMTTGNQQVVYLQVYNWPLDGVLRLTGILSRPEKAELITDAGKQPLHVTQNGPLTHIQLPGKAGDPFVSTIALQYAQPVELDEEVVAESTFGGFALNSENVWDNRVQYQLIKYDGLRPTHLVMDKAGTVTWEFYAPEAGNYTVDLSYHNSSKENMAITIAAADQQLLQQLKPTGKVVVEPHDSYTDEFIDSPAGTFHFSRAGFYQVTLKLDPGAGQRLLFNRIWLSRK, encoded by the coding sequence ATGAAGTTCAGGATCGCCTTTTGCTTTTTGCTGTTGTTTCCCGTATCTTTTTCGTCCAGCGCTCAAAGGGCTTTACCCCCGGAACAAAGGGTAAAATGGTTTTCAGATGCCCGGTTCGGGATGTTTATTCACTGGGGACTTTACAGCGCTGCGGAAGGCATCTGGAAAGGGGAGCGCCTGCGTAACGGAAACAATTATGCAGAATGGATCCGTTACCGCAACCGTATTTCAAAAGAAGAATACGGCAGCCTGGCCGGCAGGTTCAACTGGAATAAGATCAACCCCGAAGAATGGGTACTGCTTGCAAAAAAAGCGGGCATGAAGTATATTATCATTACCGCCAAGCATCATGACGGCGTTGCGATCTGGAATTCCCGGGTAAGCGATTATAACCTGAGCCGGCTGAGCCATACCAGCCGGGATGTACTGAAAGAACTGGCGGCTGCCTGTAAAAAACATGGTATGAAGCTGGGCTTTTATTATTCGCACTGGCTGGACTGGGAACACCCGTACGGATGGGATCATAACCGGGAGCTTGCCAAAAATATAACCGGCAAAGAATATAATAAATACTGGCAGGAAAAAGTACTGCCACAGTTGCGGGAACTGCTGACCAATTACGGGGAGGTGGCCATGCTCTGGTTTGATATGTGGGTAAATTATAAAAGCACAGTAGTGCAGAAAGAACAACTGGAGCAGGTCATAAAACTCGTGCGGGAACTGCAGCCTAATTGTCTCATCAATTCGCGCCTGGGCCTGCCGGCCGGTAATCCGGATATTGATTTTGAAACGATGGGCGATAATGAGTTGGGCGCCGTATACCAGGATCATCCCTGGGAAACCTCCGGTACCATTGCGCACAGCTGGGGATACAATGCACTGGAAAATCAATGGAAATCGACCAGCCAGCTGCTGCAGTCACTGATCGGGAATGTGAGTTTGAATGGGGGCTTTACTTTGAACATTGGCCCGCGGGCAGACGGTTCGGTCTCTTATGAAGGCATCCGCCGTCTGGATGATATGGGCAAATGGCTTGCAAAGAACGGGGAATCGGTTTACGGGTGTACAGGGCTGACGTTGCGGCCCGGCCAGCATGATTGGGGAAGGATCACCACCAGAATGACAACTGGCAATCAACAGGTGGTTTACCTGCAGGTGTATAACTGGCCGCTGGATGGGGTCTTAAGGCTGACCGGCATCTTATCAAGACCGGAAAAAGCGGAGCTGATCACCGATGCGGGAAAACAACCCCTGCATGTTACACAAAACGGCCCGTTGACCCATATCCAGTTGCCCGGTAAAGCAGGAGATCCTTTTGTCAGTACGATCGCTTTACAATATGCACAGCCGGTAGAACTGGATGAAGAGGTGGTTGCAGAATCGACCTTTGGTGGTTTTGCGCTGAATAGTGAAAACGTTTGGGACAACAGGGTACAGTACCAACTGATAAAATATGATGGCTTGCGGCCAACGCACCTGGTAATGGACAAGGCCGGAACAGTTACCTGGGAGTTTTATGCACCTGAAGCCGGGAACTATACGGTTGATCTTTCTTATCATAACAGCTCAAAGGAAAATATGGCCATTACAATAGCTGCAGCAGATCAGCAGTTGCTGCAGCAATTGAAGCCTACCGGGAAAGTAGTGGTAGAACCGCATGATAGCTATACCGATGAGTTTATAGACAGCCCTGCGGGTACCTTTCATTTTTCCCGGGCGGGATTTTACCAGGTTACGCTGAAGCTGGATCCCGGAGCTGGGCAGCGGCTGCTTTTTAACCGGATCTGGCTCAGTAGAAAATAA
- a CDS encoding 5-(carboxyamino)imidazole ribonucleotide synthase, whose translation MQKIGILGGGQLGRMLLQAAANYPVETYVLENDEQAPAAHLCHHFTKGDIKDYDAVYNFGRRLDALTIEIENVNVDALEALEKEGITVIPRPAVLRTIRNKALQKNYYTTHQIPTSEYILTHNIQELSEQTHFFPAVHKIAEGGYDGRGVQIIETEKDLSKGFDTLSVLEKMVNVEKEIALMIAISQTGEIAIYPPVQMVFDKALNLLDFQLCPAELPERTYWKAEAIALATVKNFNSPGIFAVELFVTPDGDVLVNETAPRVHNSGHHTIEAHYSSQFDMVWRILLNYPLGSTEAIMPSVMLNILGSEGHSGPACYEGLNEMLKIENAFFHLYGKKQTKPGRKMGHVTVISQERADLLYKANKIKHGLSVITKADGRSG comes from the coding sequence ATGCAAAAAATAGGAATTCTGGGCGGCGGGCAATTGGGCAGGATGTTGCTGCAGGCAGCAGCGAATTACCCGGTAGAAACATATGTTTTAGAAAATGACGAACAGGCCCCTGCAGCGCACCTTTGCCATCATTTTACAAAAGGCGACATTAAAGATTACGATGCGGTGTATAACTTTGGCAGGCGCCTTGATGCCCTTACCATTGAGATTGAAAACGTAAATGTAGATGCATTGGAAGCCCTGGAAAAAGAAGGTATCACTGTAATTCCCAGGCCGGCTGTACTGAGAACCATCCGCAATAAAGCCCTGCAGAAAAATTATTATACAACGCACCAGATCCCTACTTCCGAATACATCCTTACCCATAATATACAGGAGCTTTCTGAGCAAACCCATTTCTTTCCTGCCGTGCACAAAATTGCAGAAGGAGGTTATGACGGCCGGGGTGTACAGATCATCGAAACCGAAAAAGACCTGTCAAAAGGTTTTGACACATTATCTGTCCTGGAAAAAATGGTAAACGTGGAAAAAGAGATCGCACTGATGATCGCCATCAGCCAGACAGGTGAAATTGCCATCTATCCTCCCGTTCAGATGGTTTTTGACAAAGCCCTGAACCTGCTCGACTTTCAATTGTGCCCTGCAGAGCTGCCGGAAAGGACCTACTGGAAGGCAGAGGCCATTGCGCTTGCCACCGTAAAAAACTTCAACTCCCCGGGGATCTTTGCCGTGGAACTGTTTGTAACGCCTGACGGGGATGTGCTGGTTAATGAAACCGCTCCCCGGGTGCACAACAGCGGGCACCATACCATTGAAGCGCATTACAGTTCCCAGTTCGACATGGTATGGCGCATTCTGCTGAATTACCCCCTGGGCTCCACGGAAGCCATCATGCCCTCCGTTATGCTCAATATCCTGGGCAGCGAAGGCCATTCCGGACCGGCCTGTTATGAAGGTCTGAACGAAATGCTGAAAATAGAAAATGCGTTTTTTCACCTGTATGGTAAAAAACAGACTAAGCCCGGACGCAAAATGGGGCATGTAACCGTCATCAGCCAGGAGCGGGCAGACCTGCTGTACAAAGCCAACAAAATAAAACACGGCCTCTCAGTCATTACAAAAGCGGACGGCCGTTCCGGGTAA
- a CDS encoding carboxymuconolactone decarboxylase family protein: MRLEYSKVAPEGYKALLGMYGYLKNSNLPAGLLHMVYLKVSQINGCPYCVDLHWKDAVQAGIDGRKLNAVSNWKHMPFFTEAERAALALAEEMTVLPGQEVSDAVYEEAKRCFDDKNLVDLSLAIAHMNMLNRVAITFHKVPEK, encoded by the coding sequence ATGCGTCTTGAGTATAGTAAAGTGGCTCCGGAGGGGTACAAAGCCTTACTGGGTATGTATGGTTATTTAAAGAACAGCAACCTGCCTGCAGGCTTACTGCATATGGTCTATTTAAAGGTTTCCCAGATTAACGGGTGCCCCTATTGCGTGGATCTGCATTGGAAAGATGCAGTGCAGGCGGGAATCGATGGCCGTAAGCTGAACGCTGTATCCAACTGGAAGCACATGCCTTTTTTTACGGAAGCGGAGCGGGCTGCGCTGGCCCTGGCAGAGGAAATGACGGTACTGCCCGGGCAGGAAGTAAGCGATGCCGTATATGAGGAGGCAAAGCGTTGCTTTGATGATAAAAACCTGGTGGACCTGAGCCTTGCAATTGCGCATATGAACATGCTGAACCGGGTGGCGATCACCTTTCATAAGGTGCCGGAAAAATAA
- a CDS encoding NAD(P)/FAD-dependent oxidoreductase, with protein sequence MAFSKQQLIIVGLGISGTFLSWFCHQAGIDFMVIDEERPNVPSRVAAGIINPVTGRRVVKVWLDDQVLPFAEKAYQSIGDFLGINAITKTSVIDFFPNPFMKEPFLKKLSRKEAYIRLLEDDSQFAPYFNYEFGTGVIEPAYIVNMTALLPAWRNFLKTANKLQEEPLDFSAINIIPSGIEYKTIQAATLIFCDGARGAENPYFSLLPFALNKGEAVVIKAPELPSGYLYKKSMLLAPLAEKGLFWAGTNYIWEFDDDLPTKQFRTATEQTLKQWLRVPFTIIDHKAAVRPATVERRPFAGFHPVYKNIGVLNGMGTKGCSLAPYFANQLLRNILYREPLLKEVDIARFRQVLSRPLSGTAE encoded by the coding sequence ATGGCTTTCAGCAAACAGCAGCTTATTATTGTTGGATTGGGGATCAGCGGTACCTTCCTCTCCTGGTTTTGTCATCAGGCGGGAATTGATTTTATGGTCATAGATGAAGAAAGACCCAATGTTCCATCCCGCGTAGCGGCAGGCATCATTAATCCTGTTACCGGCAGGCGGGTGGTAAAAGTTTGGCTGGATGACCAGGTATTGCCTTTTGCAGAAAAAGCGTATCAGTCAATCGGGGATTTCCTGGGCATCAACGCTATTACGAAGACCTCTGTTATCGATTTTTTTCCCAATCCTTTTATGAAGGAACCCTTTTTAAAAAAGCTTTCCCGGAAAGAGGCATATATCCGCCTTTTAGAGGATGACAGCCAATTTGCTCCTTATTTTAATTATGAATTTGGCACAGGTGTTATTGAACCGGCCTATATAGTAAACATGACAGCGCTCTTACCGGCCTGGCGCAATTTTCTGAAAACAGCGAACAAATTGCAGGAAGAGCCGCTTGATTTTTCAGCGATCAATATAATTCCATCCGGTATAGAATATAAAACCATACAGGCAGCCACCCTTATTTTCTGCGATGGCGCAAGAGGCGCTGAGAATCCTTACTTTTCATTATTGCCTTTTGCATTGAACAAAGGTGAGGCGGTTGTTATTAAGGCTCCGGAACTGCCTTCCGGGTACCTGTACAAGAAATCAATGCTGCTGGCGCCACTGGCTGAAAAAGGGCTGTTCTGGGCAGGCACTAATTATATATGGGAATTTGATGATGACCTTCCCACCAAACAATTCCGTACCGCAACAGAGCAAACCTTAAAACAGTGGCTCAGAGTGCCTTTTACCATCATCGATCACAAAGCCGCCGTTCGGCCGGCCACTGTAGAGCGCAGGCCCTTTGCAGGTTTTCACCCTGTATATAAAAACATCGGCGTCTTAAACGGTATGGGCACCAAAGGCTGCTCACTGGCTCCTTATTTTGCCAACCAGTTGCTCAGGAATATCCTTTACCGGGAGCCTTTATTAAAAGAAGTGGATATTGCCCGGTTCCGGCAGGTGCTCAGCCGGCCACTATCCGGCACAGCAGAATAA
- a CDS encoding TolC family protein, which produces MKKKLLKCFFTVFCILAFSVNCIHAQRLLTLEEAIATALMNNYQIQLSRNDSLIAAIDYSYRNMAFLPTVNAGAGYTQNDNNQKQTLADGTERKSNNLQSKNVQANVTLNWVLFDGLKMFATREKTAALLASGEYAAREQVINTIAEVINNYYAIARNKQLIAATDVQIALNEERSKLAQNKLDIGTGAKPDVLQSKVDLNSQKSLRMQQVTQVEQLKEQLAQIMNSKISGAAFDIPDTIPLNDALNLGAIQEGIEQTNPTLLLAKSNIDVAGYALKESRSLLFPTLSFNSMYNFTRTDNKKVINPYSTLFNQSQGYNYGFTANIPLFNQLNARRAIKQSKLFLNMQQLNYDNQRSLLNLSVVNAYKSYDQQKRALKLEEENILLAKENVDIVFQTYKLGMATLVQLREAQLSLAQAYDRLIEARYNAKVSETELMRLKGALLK; this is translated from the coding sequence ATGAAGAAGAAGCTTCTTAAATGTTTTTTTACGGTCTTTTGCATTTTGGCATTCTCTGTCAACTGCATACATGCGCAGCGTTTGCTGACGCTTGAGGAAGCAATTGCTACTGCGCTGATGAACAATTATCAGATCCAGCTTTCCCGGAATGATTCACTGATCGCAGCTATTGATTACAGCTACAGGAATATGGCCTTTCTGCCAACGGTAAATGCCGGTGCCGGCTATACCCAGAATGATAATAACCAGAAACAGACACTGGCCGATGGTACGGAACGGAAATCCAACAACCTGCAAAGTAAAAATGTGCAGGCAAACGTTACGCTGAACTGGGTATTGTTTGACGGGTTAAAAATGTTTGCAACAAGGGAAAAGACTGCCGCGCTGCTTGCCTCGGGCGAATATGCTGCCCGGGAACAGGTCATTAATACCATAGCAGAGGTCATCAATAATTATTACGCCATTGCACGGAATAAACAACTGATCGCTGCAACGGATGTGCAGATCGCACTGAATGAGGAACGCTCAAAGCTGGCACAGAATAAGCTGGATATCGGTACCGGGGCAAAGCCGGATGTTTTGCAAAGCAAGGTAGACCTTAACAGCCAAAAATCGTTGCGCATGCAGCAGGTTACCCAGGTAGAGCAATTAAAAGAACAACTGGCGCAGATCATGAACAGTAAAATCAGCGGGGCTGCATTTGACATACCGGACACCATACCGCTGAATGATGCATTAAACCTGGGTGCCATACAGGAAGGCATTGAGCAGACCAACCCTACGCTGCTGCTGGCAAAATCCAATATTGATGTGGCCGGTTATGCGTTAAAGGAAAGCCGTTCGCTGCTCTTTCCTACACTATCCTTTAATTCCATGTATAATTTTACCCGTACAGATAATAAAAAGGTCATCAACCCCTACTCCACACTTTTTAATCAGAGCCAGGGCTATAACTATGGCTTTACCGCCAACATTCCCCTCTTTAATCAGCTAAATGCCAGAAGAGCAATTAAACAAAGCAAGCTGTTCCTGAATATGCAGCAATTGAATTATGACAACCAGCGCTCGCTGCTTAACCTGAGCGTGGTGAATGCTTACAAAAGTTATGACCAGCAAAAACGCGCCCTGAAGCTGGAAGAAGAAAACATATTACTGGCAAAGGAAAACGTGGATATTGTTTTTCAGACCTACAAGCTGGGAATGGCCACCCTGGTACAGCTGCGGGAGGCCCAGCTGAGCCTTGCCCAGGCATACGACCGCTTAATTGAAGCAAGGTATAATGCTAAAGTTTCTGAAACAGAACTGATGCGCCTGAAAGGAGCACTATTGAAGTAG
- a CDS encoding efflux RND transporter permease subunit: MNISELSLRRPVLAIVMNIAIIVFGFIGFKFLGIRDYPAIDPPNISVRTSYPGSNADIIESQITEPLEEAINGIAGIRNITSSSSNGSSSINVEFELGTDLEAAANDVRDKTSSAMRSLPPDLEAPPVVSKADASADAILSMTVQSDSRNQMELTEYANNNLVERLQTIPGVSGIQIWGEKRFAMRIWLDPNKMTAYNVTPADVQLAVQRENVELPSGKIRGNSTELVVRTFGRLNTEDEFENLIVTNVNGSDIRLKDIAKVTLGMENEETALKESAIPMIALAVVPQPGANYVSISDEFYKRMESIKKDVPNDIKLNIALDQTVYIKNSISEVEETLFIAIGLVIIIVYLFFRDTLMAIRPLIDIPVSLIGAFFIMYLLGYTINVLSLLAIVLATGLVVDDGIVVTENIYKKMEQGMNKRKAALEGSKEIYFAVIATSITLAVVFIPIIFLQGFVGSLFREFGMVVAGAVLISAFVSLTLTPVLNVLMAKKDIHKHSWFYTKTEPFFRAMENGYEKSLKRFMKVRWLAWVAVLACGAIIYFIGKNIQSELAPMEDKSQFRLNLTAPEGTSFDAMDRFVNKVSTLVMDSVPENQIVLSITAPGFSGTGNVNAGTVRVRLVPPSERERSQKEIVEMVNRNVSRFTEGRVFAIQDQTIQVNRRGGQDIQFVLQNNNFDTLGAILPRFLEEAGKSKVLQQVDADLKFNKPELRIHIDRLKAAQMGISVNDISEALQIAYSNRRIGYFTRNGKQYQVMAQVDLINRDDPDDVKKIFVKNSQGQMVSLDNVTTAVESTTPPTIYHFNRYKSATISAGLQPGYTVGDGIKEMNRIADQLLDESFSTSLSGSSRDFAESSGNSSFAFLLALGLIFLILAAQFESFVDPFIIMITVPLAIAGALLSLWIFNQTLNIFSQIGMIMLIGLVTKNGILIVEFANQSRKKNMNKMDAVVFAAGQRLRPILMTSMAMALGALPIALSLGAAATSRIPLGIVIVGGIIFSLVLTLYVIPAVYSYMSANKKNKEFDEMLQLEEATKSQPHLNNEEEAS; the protein is encoded by the coding sequence ATGAACATTTCAGAGCTAAGTTTAAGAAGACCGGTTTTAGCCATTGTAATGAACATCGCCATCATTGTATTTGGTTTTATCGGTTTTAAATTCTTAGGAATACGCGATTATCCTGCCATTGATCCGCCCAATATCAGTGTACGGACCAGCTACCCCGGTTCCAATGCAGATATTATAGAAAGCCAGATTACCGAACCATTGGAGGAAGCGATTAATGGTATTGCAGGCATCCGTAATATAACCTCAAGCAGTAGTAATGGTAGCAGTAGTATAAATGTTGAGTTTGAATTAGGTACAGACCTGGAAGCAGCAGCGAATGATGTCCGGGACAAAACATCTTCTGCCATGCGTTCCCTTCCGCCTGACCTGGAGGCGCCTCCCGTGGTTTCCAAAGCAGATGCCAGCGCAGATGCCATCTTATCCATGACGGTACAGAGCGATAGCCGGAATCAGATGGAACTGACCGAATACGCCAACAATAACCTGGTAGAGCGGTTGCAGACCATTCCGGGCGTAAGCGGTATACAGATCTGGGGGGAGAAACGGTTTGCCATGCGCATCTGGCTGGACCCAAATAAAATGACGGCATATAATGTTACCCCCGCTGATGTTCAGCTGGCAGTACAAAGAGAAAACGTGGAGCTGCCAAGCGGAAAGATCAGGGGAAACAGCACTGAACTGGTAGTACGCACTTTTGGAAGGCTCAATACCGAAGATGAATTTGAGAACCTCATTGTTACTAATGTGAATGGTTCAGACATCCGCCTGAAAGACATTGCAAAAGTAACCCTGGGTATGGAAAATGAGGAAACCGCCTTAAAGGAAAGCGCTATCCCCATGATTGCTTTGGCCGTTGTTCCACAGCCTGGCGCCAACTACGTTTCCATATCAGACGAGTTCTATAAACGGATGGAATCCATAAAAAAAGATGTGCCTAATGATATTAAATTAAACATAGCACTTGACCAAACCGTTTATATCAAAAACTCCATTAGCGAGGTAGAGGAAACACTTTTCATTGCTATTGGTCTGGTGATCATCATTGTATACCTGTTCTTCCGGGACACTTTAATGGCCATTCGTCCGTTGATCGATATTCCTGTTTCCCTCATCGGCGCCTTTTTTATTATGTACCTCCTGGGCTATACCATAAATGTGCTTTCCCTCCTGGCCATAGTGCTGGCCACCGGTCTGGTTGTGGACGACGGAATAGTGGTTACCGAGAACATTTATAAAAAAATGGAGCAGGGCATGAACAAACGAAAGGCGGCCCTGGAAGGTTCCAAAGAGATCTATTTTGCCGTTATTGCCACCTCTATTACCCTGGCAGTCGTATTTATACCCATCATCTTTCTCCAGGGGTTCGTGGGAAGCCTTTTCCGGGAGTTTGGTATGGTGGTTGCCGGGGCCGTTCTTATTTCTGCGTTTGTATCGCTTACGCTTACCCCGGTACTGAATGTGCTGATGGCAAAAAAGGACATCCACAAGCACTCCTGGTTCTATACCAAAACCGAACCTTTTTTCAGGGCTATGGAAAACGGGTATGAAAAAAGCCTGAAGCGTTTTATGAAAGTAAGATGGCTGGCCTGGGTAGCTGTGCTGGCCTGCGGCGCCATCATTTACTTCATTGGGAAAAATATACAGTCGGAGCTGGCACCCATGGAAGATAAAAGCCAGTTCCGCCTGAACCTTACAGCTCCGGAAGGCACTTCTTTTGATGCGATGGACCGCTTTGTAAATAAAGTGTCTACGCTGGTCATGGACTCAGTTCCGGAAAACCAGATCGTTCTTTCTATAACAGCTCCCGGTTTTAGCGGTACCGGTAATGTGAATGCCGGAACGGTACGGGTACGCCTGGTACCTCCTTCAGAAAGGGAACGGTCTCAAAAAGAAATCGTGGAAATGGTAAACAGGAATGTATCCAGATTTACGGAAGGGCGCGTCTTTGCCATACAGGATCAGACCATACAGGTGAACCGCCGCGGTGGGCAGGACATACAGTTTGTGCTGCAAAATAATAATTTTGATACCCTGGGCGCCATCTTGCCCCGGTTCCTGGAAGAAGCAGGCAAAAGCAAGGTATTGCAGCAGGTAGATGCCGATCTGAAATTCAATAAACCTGAATTACGCATTCATATAGACCGGCTCAAAGCTGCCCAGATGGGTATTTCCGTAAACGATATTTCCGAAGCGTTGCAGATCGCCTACAGCAACCGCCGGATTGGTTATTTTACCCGTAACGGCAAACAATACCAGGTAATGGCACAGGTGGATCTGATCAATCGGGATGACCCGGATGATGTTAAAAAGATCTTTGTAAAGAACAGCCAGGGTCAAATGGTCAGCCTGGATAATGTGACCACGGCGGTTGAATCTACCACTCCCCCCACCATCTATCACTTTAACCGGTATAAATCCGCAACCATATCCGCCGGGCTGCAACCCGGTTATACGGTGGGCGATGGCATTAAGGAAATGAACCGCATTGCTGACCAACTGCTGGACGAAAGCTTTTCCACCTCATTAAGCGGTTCTTCACGGGATTTTGCAGAAAGCAGCGGTAACAGCAGCTTTGCCTTTTTGCTGGCGCTGGGCCTGATCTTTTTAATTCTGGCGGCCCAGTTTGAAAGCTTTGTAGATCCGTTCATCATTATGATCACGGTTCCGCTGGCCATTGCGGGGGCCCTGCTTTCCCTGTGGATCTTTAACCAGACGCTGAACATTTTTTCCCAGATCGGTATGATCATGCTGATTGGCCTGGTTACCAAAAACGGGATCCTGATCGTTGAATTTGCCAACCAGAGCCGGAAAAAGAATATGAATAAAATGGATGCCGTGGTCTTTGCTGCCGGTCAGCGTTTACGCCCTATTTTAATGACCAGCATGGCCATGGCACTGGGCGCTTTACCCATTGCACTTTCGCTGGGTGCCGCAGCAACCAGCCGCATTCCGCTGGGGATTGTAATTGTAGGCGGTATCATCTTCTCCCTGGTGCTCACGCTTTATGTAATTCCGGCAGTGTACAGCTATATGTCCGCCAATAAAAAAAATAAAGAATTTGATGAAATGCTTCAGCTGGAAGAAGCAACAAAATCACAACCTCATCTGAACAATGAAGAAGAAGCTTCTTAA
- a CDS encoding efflux RND transporter periplasmic adaptor subunit: MRRELTPLFFLLLGIGMPACKEKKKTTPISPKRGAAKVDAYIIKPEAYTEVIEVPGSVIANEVTEIHPEVSGRVVYLNIREGQYVSKGTVLARIYDGDLQAQLKKLEAQLKIAEVNENRAKQLVDIQGISKQDYDNSLLTVKNIEADIALIKTEISRTVVRAPFNGRLGLKAISPGAYVTPATIIATINQVSTLKVDFTVPEKYTGKIAVGQMVDFTVEGNRNKYFARVMATESNVAVTNRSLTVRATVTGNTSGLIPGTFAKVKIGFAPNTSAIFVPTQSVVPTARGKQVILVSNGSALFSDVETGIRDSSRVEITKGLKKGDTILVTGVMATKPDSKVNIDKIIN; the protein is encoded by the coding sequence TTGAGAAGAGAACTGACGCCTTTATTCTTCCTGTTGCTTGGAATAGGTATGCCTGCCTGTAAGGAAAAGAAGAAAACGACGCCAATCAGCCCTAAAAGAGGAGCGGCAAAAGTAGATGCCTATATTATAAAGCCGGAAGCTTATACGGAAGTGATTGAAGTGCCCGGTTCCGTGATAGCCAACGAAGTTACCGAAATTCACCCGGAAGTTTCAGGCCGTGTAGTATACCTCAATATCCGGGAAGGGCAGTACGTATCCAAAGGCACAGTACTGGCCAGGATCTATGACGGCGACCTCCAGGCGCAACTGAAGAAGCTGGAAGCCCAGCTGAAAATAGCTGAAGTGAATGAAAACCGCGCAAAACAGCTGGTAGACATCCAGGGCATCAGCAAGCAGGATTATGATAACAGCCTGCTGACCGTAAAAAATATAGAGGCAGATATCGCTCTTATAAAAACCGAGATCTCGCGCACCGTAGTACGTGCACCCTTTAATGGCAGGCTGGGCCTGAAAGCCATCAGTCCGGGCGCTTATGTTACGCCCGCCACGATCATTGCCACTATTAACCAGGTAAGCACATTAAAGGTAGATTTTACAGTACCTGAAAAATATACAGGCAAAATTGCTGTCGGCCAGATGGTGGATTTTACGGTTGAGGGAAACCGGAATAAATATTTTGCCAGAGTAATGGCCACCGAATCCAATGTAGCAGTCACCAACAGGAGCTTAACCGTAAGGGCAACGGTTACAGGCAATACCAGCGGGCTCATCCCCGGCACCTTTGCAAAAGTAAAGATCGGTTTTGCCCCCAATACCAGCGCCATTTTTGTACCAACACAGTCTGTAGTGCCCACAGCAAGGGGAAAGCAGGTCATACTGGTCAGCAACGGTTCTGCGCTTTTTTCAGACGTGGAAACCGGCATAAGAGATTCTTCAAGGGTAGAGATCACAAAGGGCCTGAAAAAAGGCGACACGATACTGGTTACAGGCGTAATGGCAACAAAACCTGATTCAAAAGTAAATATAGACAAAATAATAAACTGA
- a CDS encoding MgtC/SapB family protein — protein MITTNEIMIRLLLAALCGGVIGLERERKNWAAGLRTHMMVCLGASLTMIVSAFGFADIVGTNGVTLDPSRVAAQVISGIGFIGAGTILFLKEGVIKGLTTAAGLWTVAAIGLAIGGGMYYAAGTATFLALIILWMLKPVEIKLTERFAQLGLKITIANREKSIDILNRIFCQPDLEISNFSVIEKENDIIISFRFNNHKKNLVLDMIDQFKTDKDIKSIVWNK, from the coding sequence ATGATCACTACAAATGAAATAATGATCCGTTTATTACTGGCAGCCTTATGTGGCGGGGTGATCGGCCTGGAACGCGAGCGCAAGAACTGGGCCGCCGGCCTCAGAACGCATATGATGGTTTGTTTGGGCGCGTCCCTTACGATGATCGTTTCGGCATTCGGCTTCGCAGATATCGTTGGCACCAATGGGGTAACGCTGGATCCGTCGCGGGTGGCAGCACAGGTCATCAGCGGCATTGGGTTTATAGGTGCGGGCACTATTTTATTTTTAAAGGAGGGCGTCATAAAAGGGCTGACTACTGCTGCCGGTCTGTGGACAGTTGCCGCCATTGGCCTGGCCATTGGAGGAGGCATGTATTATGCCGCAGGCACCGCCACTTTTTTAGCGTTGATTATACTATGGATGCTGAAACCCGTTGAAATAAAACTTACAGAACGCTTTGCCCAGCTGGGATTAAAGATCACGATAGCGAACCGTGAAAAATCGATCGACATTCTGAACCGGATCTTTTGTCAGCCGGACCTGGAAATCAGCAATTTTTCTGTTATCGAAAAAGAAAATGATATCATCATTTCCTTTCGTTTTAACAACCACAAGAAAAACCTGGTACTGGATATGATTGACCAGTTTAAAACGGATAAGGACATTAAGTCCATTGTATGGAATAAGTGA